One window of Nicotiana tomentosiformis chromosome 11, ASM39032v3, whole genome shotgun sequence genomic DNA carries:
- the LOC138901234 gene encoding uncharacterized protein, giving the protein MDAPPNFEEGQSTYRTPRFNGQYYGWWKIRMHDFIMAEVSELWDVSCDRPFIPMKTISEGIVTVPTTMKEYNDADRKAIEKSFRAKKILVCGTRPDKYNRISACQCTKEIWEALKTTHEGTTQVKQSKIDMLTTVYELLKMKEDESI; this is encoded by the coding sequence ATGGATGCTCCACCAAATTTTGAAGAAGGACAATCAACCTACAGAACACCAAGATTCAATGGCCAATACTATGGCTGGTGGAAGATAAGAATGCATGACTTTATCATGGCAGAAGTTTCAGAATTATGGGATGTTAGCTGTGATAGACCCTTTATCCCCATGAAGACCATTAGCGAGGGAATAGTTACAGTTCCAACTACAATGAAGGAATATAATGATGCTGATCGGAAGGCCATCGAGAAAAGCTTCAGGGCAAAGAAGATCCTCGTTTGTGGCACTAGACCAGACAAGTACAACCGCATCTCAGCCTGTCAATGTACCAAGGAGATCTGGGAGGCTCTCAAAACTACACATGAGGGAACCACTCAAGTCAAGCAGTCAAAAATTGACATGCTTACTACTGTGTATGAACTCTTAAAGATGAAGGAGGATGAATCTATTTAG